The following proteins are encoded in a genomic region of Necator americanus strain Aroian chromosome II, whole genome shotgun sequence:
- a CDS encoding hypothetical protein (NECATOR_CHRII.G4608.T1), whose product MEDKLKLVEAESVKKFAFFGVAVSTVATLTAIVAVPMLCMYMQNVQSGLQDEINFCRTRAEGLRGEYTKIESFRKVEAREKRQTYQCCSCGMGPAGPVGNPGQDGAPGNDGRPGAPGAPGPDAPNDHIIPRPEDFCFECPPGPAGTPGQPGPKGPPGNAGAPGEQGPNGRPGSPGAPGPQGPPGPNGNDGQPGQPGAPGQVRTVPSPPGPPGQPGDPGPQGPPGPDGRPGNPGTSGSPGAQGDPGQDGPPGNPGAPGQPGAPGKDGLKGSCDHCPPPRTAPGY is encoded by the exons ATGGAGGACAAGCTCAAGCTCGTCGAAGCCGAGTCGGTAAAGAAGTTCGCCTTCTTCGGCGTTGCCGTCTCAACTGTAGCCACATTAACAGCTATTGTGGCTGTACCAATGCTCTGCATGTACATGCAGAACGTACAGTCCGGTCTACAGGACGAGATCAACTTCTGCCGTACTCGTGCCGAGGGTCTGCGCGGCGAGTACACTAAG ATCGAGTCGTTCCGCAAAGTTGAAGCTCGTGAAAAGAGGCAAACATACCAATGTTGCTCTTGTGGAATGGGACCTGCTGGACCAGTAGGAAATCCTGGCCAAGACGGAGCCCCAGGAAACGACGGACGACCTGGAGCCCCAGGAGCCCCTGGACCCGATGCCCCCAACGACCATATTATTCCTCGTCCCGAGGACTTCTGCTTCGAATGCCCACCAGGACCCGCTGGTACCCCAGGTCAACCCGGACCCAAGGGACCTCCCGGAAACGCAGGAGCACCCGGAGAACAAGGACCCAATGGACGACCAGGATCTCCAGGAGCTCCTGGACCCCAAGGACCTCCCGGACCCAACGGAAACGATGGTCAACCAGGACAGCCTGGAGCACCAGGACAAGTCCGCACCGTTCCCTCACCACCTGGACCCCCAGGACAGCCCGGAGACCCAGGACCACAAGGACCACCTGGACCCGACGGACGCCCTGGAAATCCTGGAACATCTGGATCACCTGGAGCACAAGGAGACCCAGGACAGGATGGACCTCCTGGAAATCCTGGAGCACCTGGACAGCCCGGAGCACCTGGAAAAGACGGACTCAAGGGATCTTGCGATCACTGCCCACCACCTCGTACTGCGCCCGGATATTAA